In Candidatus Sulfotelmatobacter sp., one genomic interval encodes:
- a CDS encoding HDOD domain-containing protein: MDIFVARQPIFDQNEKVFGYELLFRDGLSPVFTHSDPTAATSHIIAESPSLIGVESITRGQLAFVNVTRDLLIAGCSSLLPSRYTVIEVLETIRADPSVVDACRALKREGYRIALDDFTFADRSSPLIEIADIIKVDLLRTDREERRSLVRALAPRGACMLAEKVETQEQFAEARQVGFELFQGYFFSRPVTLSSKCITGIKLHYLEMLKEIQRPELDLDLIEDIIRHDVSLSYRLLRHLSMAYFGLREPIHSIRQALMTVGEREFRKWMSVLVLANLAGDHPEELVVQALVRARLCERLAPNAAMISAADDCFLMGMLSLVDTMVGRPLDEVLAQVPVAEEVRAALLNASGAHGRILEYVRAWERGEWAKTTQLAVEMKLDELRVPELIGDALAFGRNGADATRRAA; encoded by the coding sequence ATGGACATCTTTGTCGCCCGTCAGCCGATCTTCGACCAGAACGAGAAGGTATTCGGCTACGAACTCCTTTTCCGCGACGGGCTTTCGCCGGTATTCACCCACTCCGATCCAACCGCGGCCACCTCTCACATCATCGCCGAGAGTCCATCGCTGATCGGCGTCGAGAGCATCACTCGCGGGCAGCTCGCGTTCGTGAACGTGACACGGGATCTGCTGATCGCGGGTTGCTCGAGCCTGCTGCCGTCCAGATACACCGTGATCGAGGTGCTCGAGACCATTCGTGCCGACCCGAGCGTCGTGGACGCCTGCAGAGCGCTGAAGCGCGAGGGCTATCGCATCGCTCTCGATGATTTCACGTTCGCCGACCGCTCCTCTCCACTGATCGAGATCGCCGATATCATCAAGGTGGACTTGCTGCGCACCGACCGGGAGGAGCGGCGTTCGCTGGTGCGTGCGCTGGCGCCGCGCGGCGCCTGCATGCTCGCCGAAAAGGTCGAGACTCAGGAGCAGTTCGCCGAAGCACGTCAGGTCGGCTTCGAGCTGTTCCAGGGCTACTTCTTCAGCCGGCCGGTCACGCTGTCCTCCAAGTGCATCACGGGAATCAAGCTCCACTACCTGGAAATGCTGAAGGAGATTCAGCGGCCGGAACTCGATCTGGATCTGATCGAGGACATCATCCGCCACGACGTGTCACTCTCCTACCGGCTGCTGCGACATCTGAGCATGGCGTACTTCGGGCTGCGCGAGCCGATCCACTCCATTCGACAGGCGCTGATGACGGTGGGCGAGCGGGAGTTCCGGAAGTGGATGTCGGTGCTGGTGCTTGCCAACCTCGCCGGCGATCACCCCGAGGAGCTGGTCGTTCAGGCGCTGGTTCGGGCTCGCCTGTGCGAGCGACTGGCGCCGAACGCCGCGATGATATCGGCGGCCGACGATTGCTTTCTGATGGGCATGCTCTCGCTCGTCGACACCATGGTGGGGAGGCCGCTCGACGAAGTGCTGGCGCAGGTCCCGGTCGCCGAGGAGGTGCGAGCCGCTCTGCTCAATGCGAGCGGTGCTCATGGTCGCATCCTCGAATACGTCCGCGCCTGGGAACGTGGCGAATGGGCGAAGACGACCCAGCTCGCGGTCGAGATGAAGCTCGACGAGCTGCGCGTGCCCGAGCTGATCGGTGACGCGCTGGCGTTCGGCCGCAACGGCGCGGACGCCACCCGCCGGGCCGCCTAG
- a CDS encoding rhomboid family intramembrane serine protease codes for MEDVDAEELESGFVPPDPDEPPPLELWSAVGDVVPWGTALLLLGWAVSFALMAYRGDLADSTRMLAWGASAAGAGADRGAWRLLASTFLHAGAAHVFFNALSMLVFGPALERIFSSWGFAIVYAAGGCVASEASVLWRGFRHPDSLSLSVGASGAIFALGGGLLAAAFRLRHRLAPGRARALAGAMLFLLAQGLVAGVTRHGTDNIAHAAGLATGLLLGLVVPISPRLGGEPTGLVTRLMGGLAALALAAALALALRGGLSS; via the coding sequence ATGGAAGATGTTGACGCCGAGGAGCTCGAATCCGGCTTTGTCCCTCCCGACCCCGACGAACCGCCACCGCTCGAGCTGTGGTCGGCGGTGGGCGACGTCGTCCCGTGGGGAACCGCGCTGCTGCTGCTCGGTTGGGCGGTGTCGTTCGCGCTCATGGCCTATCGAGGCGACCTGGCCGACTCGACGCGCATGCTGGCGTGGGGAGCCAGTGCCGCCGGAGCCGGAGCGGATCGCGGAGCGTGGCGGCTGCTCGCCTCGACGTTCCTCCACGCCGGCGCCGCGCACGTCTTCTTCAACGCGCTCTCGATGCTGGTGTTCGGCCCCGCGCTCGAGCGCATCTTCTCGTCGTGGGGATTCGCGATCGTCTACGCGGCGGGAGGCTGCGTGGCGTCCGAGGCCAGCGTGTTGTGGCGCGGCTTCCGCCACCCGGATTCCCTCTCGCTGAGCGTGGGCGCGTCGGGGGCGATATTCGCGCTCGGCGGCGGACTGCTGGCGGCCGCGTTTCGCCTGCGGCATCGACTGGCGCCCGGTCGTGCCCGAGCGCTGGCCGGCGCGATGCTGTTTCTGCTCGCCCAGGGCCTGGTCGCGGGAGTGACGCGCCATGGCACCGACAACATCGCGCACGCCGCGGGGCTCGCGACCGGGCTGCTGCTCGGGCTGGTCGTGCCAATCAGCCCGCGGCTCGGCGGAGAGCCGACCGGGCTCGTGACTCGACTGATGGGCGGGCTGGCCGCGCTCGCGCTCGCCGCCGCGCTGGCGCTCGCCCTGCGCGGCGGACTATCGAGCTGA